The Bacillus sp. Marseille-Q1617 genome has a segment encoding these proteins:
- a CDS encoding IS3 family transposase → MAFAHEWIQAGFPAKRVLKIASVGRSTYYYRVSNPTVKRETTGGRPIPGFSMNTKGKRVKDSLIKKYLMKLIDGESAVYGYRKLTRALRKKYKLIINKKKVYRLCKELDILMPQREKNPKYPRKLARNRSVNGPNQLWQLDIKYGYVLSSRRYFFLASAIDVYDRTIVGHYRGTVCEAKHITKMLQKAIMKRNIHIPDSEDQIADNSTKLIIRTDNGPQFCSHHFQDFCKEQIVIEHERIPPKSPNMNAYIESFHSVLERECYQRNEFINFEHAYKKVDNYIQFYNEERYHGSLMDYSPKEYFEKYMDNQVKPITLTM, encoded by the coding sequence ATAGCCTTTGCCCATGAATGGATCCAGGCTGGTTTTCCTGCCAAACGTGTTTTAAAGATTGCTTCCGTAGGACGTTCAACGTATTACTATAGGGTTTCTAACCCCACTGTGAAACGGGAAACCACGGGGGGAAGACCAATCCCTGGATTCTCCATGAACACCAAAGGAAAGAGAGTTAAAGATTCTTTAATAAAGAAGTACTTAATGAAATTGATTGATGGTGAATCAGCTGTATATGGGTACCGTAAGCTGACAAGGGCCTTAAGAAAAAAATACAAACTAATCATTAATAAAAAGAAAGTCTACAGATTGTGTAAAGAGCTAGATATCTTGATGCCTCAAAGAGAAAAGAACCCAAAATATCCTAGAAAACTAGCTAGAAACCGTTCTGTTAATGGTCCTAATCAGTTATGGCAGCTAGATATTAAGTATGGGTATGTGCTTTCTTCAAGGCGTTATTTCTTCCTGGCTAGTGCCATTGATGTCTACGATCGTACGATCGTAGGTCATTACAGAGGTACTGTGTGCGAAGCCAAACATATCACCAAAATGCTTCAGAAGGCTATTATGAAACGAAATATTCATATCCCCGACTCTGAAGATCAAATAGCTGATAACTCCACTAAACTAATTATCAGGACTGATAACGGTCCACAATTCTGTAGTCATCATTTTCAGGATTTTTGTAAGGAACAAATCGTGATTGAGCACGAAAGGATCCCACCGAAGTCACCTAATATGAATGCTTATATTGAGTCTTTTCATAGTGTACTGGAACGAGAGTGTTATCAAAGAAATGAGTTTATAAACTTTGAACATGCTTATAAAAAGGTCGATAATTATATCCAGTTTTACAATGAAGAACGATATCACGGCAGTTTGATGGACTATTCACCAAAAGAGTATTTTGAGAAATATATGGACAATCAAGTAAAACCAATCACATTAACCATGTGA
- a CDS encoding flavodoxin family protein yields the protein MGKMINALFLNCSLKSGNEQSNTAALMDEVIDIFEKERVESEVVRLADYRISYGITPDAGEDDQWPEIFEKVKQSDIVIIGTPLWLGEKSSIATLAIERLYGGSSLTNEKGQYLYYNKVGGAIVTGNEDGAKHASASILYGLSHIGFTIPPNVETYWVGEAGPGASYIEANGKENEFTQQHARIMAYNLLHFARLLKERPIPAEGNIIE from the coding sequence ATGGGGAAGATGATCAACGCATTATTTCTGAACTGTTCGCTGAAAAGCGGGAATGAGCAGTCTAATACGGCTGCATTGATGGACGAGGTCATTGATATTTTTGAGAAAGAAAGAGTAGAATCCGAAGTTGTACGATTGGCAGATTATAGAATTTCGTATGGAATAACACCTGACGCTGGAGAAGACGACCAGTGGCCGGAGATCTTCGAAAAGGTAAAACAGTCTGATATCGTCATAATCGGGACGCCGCTCTGGCTGGGTGAAAAAAGCAGCATCGCCACACTTGCGATAGAACGCCTGTATGGCGGGAGCAGCCTGACAAACGAAAAAGGACAGTATCTCTATTATAATAAAGTCGGCGGGGCTATTGTAACGGGGAACGAAGATGGGGCTAAACATGCTTCAGCCTCCATTCTTTATGGACTGTCCCATATTGGATTTACGATTCCGCCAAATGTGGAAACCTACTGGGTTGGAGAAGCTGGTCCTGGTGCTTCCTATATTGAAGCAAATGGAAAAGAAAATGAATTCACCCAGCAGCATGCAAGGATCATGGCATACAATCTACTCCACTTTGCCAGACTATTAAAAGAGCGGCCAATTCCTGCAGAAGGTAATATAATAGAATAG
- a CDS encoding transposase, with protein sequence MSKRNGPMEEVKKQYVRMALESGNMAFIARKTGVNQSTLSNWVKQYRDEIEAEMEKEGVTPLSKSSSESDIQKKYDHAMKLLGEKELEVTMLREMLKKKFPDFPSE encoded by the coding sequence ATGAGTAAACGAAATGGACCAATGGAAGAAGTGAAAAAACAATACGTTCGCATGGCGCTGGAATCAGGTAATATGGCTTTTATCGCTAGGAAAACAGGAGTCAATCAGTCCACTCTTAGTAATTGGGTAAAGCAGTATCGTGATGAGATTGAAGCTGAGATGGAAAAAGAGGGTGTAACTCCTCTATCCAAGTCTTCTTCTGAAAGTGATATCCAGAAGAAATACGATCATGCCATGAAATTACTCGGTGAGAAGGAACTTGAAGTTACGATGCTTAGAGAAATGCTAAAAAAAAAGTTTCCGGACTTTCCGAGCGAATAG
- a CDS encoding group-specific protein — MNFYIASSFKNIDNVRYISEQLKAAGHNQTYDWTKHGRAASFDELKEIGQKEKEAVMQSDMVIVLLPAGKGSHIELGIALGLNKRIILHSPRGEVNDISETSTFYHLAEVEKFLGDKDELVNFILEKDPRALLK; from the coding sequence ATGAATTTTTACATAGCATCAAGCTTTAAAAACATCGATAATGTCCGTTATATCAGTGAACAGCTGAAAGCTGCGGGTCATAATCAAACGTATGACTGGACCAAACATGGCCGGGCTGCTTCATTTGATGAACTGAAAGAAATCGGGCAGAAGGAAAAAGAGGCTGTCATGCAATCGGATATGGTCATCGTGCTCTTGCCGGCAGGAAAAGGGAGCCATATCGAATTGGGGATCGCACTCGGCCTGAATAAGAGAATCATCCTTCATTCACCCCGTGGAGAAGTGAATGACATTTCTGAAACAAGTACTTTTTATCACTTAGCGGAGGTAGAGAAATTTCTCGGCGACAAGGATGAGTTAGTGAATTTCATTTTGGAAAAAGATCCCCGCGCTCTATTGAAATAA
- a CDS encoding DUF3784 domain-containing protein: MGILIGIQLFVIALFLLLGWAIRVKKMYGLISGFLDRREEEKEYLIKNGYPQKIGTLLILTAAGMLFLLPLAFTSFTYTMEVQFGFMMIFLMGGMTYLSRYEVPGKRKRSYWISSLLMLVVFGMIGGLTFAGYQKNELIVAKDSFEITGMYGDKWKIEDIEEVTLLDEMPEVTWKINGFGLSTKAKGVFKVKEYGRSLLFIKKESPYIYIKVGDQHVFINGGSPEETLAWYEELAG; encoded by the coding sequence ATGGGCATCCTAATCGGAATACAATTATTTGTTATCGCGTTATTCTTACTACTGGGCTGGGCGATTCGGGTTAAAAAGATGTATGGATTGATTTCCGGATTTTTAGACAGACGGGAGGAAGAAAAAGAATATCTAATCAAGAACGGGTATCCGCAAAAGATTGGTACTTTACTGATCTTGACCGCAGCCGGAATGCTTTTCCTGCTCCCTCTTGCCTTCACTTCCTTCACCTACACGATGGAAGTGCAATTCGGTTTCATGATGATTTTTCTGATGGGCGGAATGACTTATTTATCCCGCTATGAAGTCCCTGGTAAAAGAAAGCGAAGCTACTGGATCAGTTCCCTCCTAATGCTCGTTGTGTTTGGTATGATCGGGGGGCTCACCTTTGCCGGCTATCAAAAAAATGAGTTGATTGTTGCCAAAGATTCTTTTGAGATTACCGGCATGTACGGGGATAAGTGGAAAATAGAAGACATCGAAGAAGTTACATTGCTCGATGAAATGCCGGAAGTCACGTGGAAAATCAACGGATTCGGACTTTCAACGAAGGCAAAGGGTGTTTTTAAGGTGAAAGAGTACGGAAGAAGCCTATTGTTCATAAAAAAGGAGTCACCATATATTTATATAAAAGTCGGGGACCAACATGTGTTCATTAATGGCGGCTCGCCTGAGGAAACATTAGCATGGTATGAAGAATTAGCAGGTTAA
- a CDS encoding GNAT family N-acetyltransferase, whose amino-acid sequence MEMKLDKEIGKEASELIMDHLYNMALHSPPESRHALNIDGLRQPDITFWSAWEGNELVGCGALKELDPEHGEIKSMKTSPSHLRKGVSKSILLHIISVAKERGYLRLSLETGSMAAFVPARKLYESFGFTYCEPFASYREDSNSIFMTKEI is encoded by the coding sequence TTGGAAATGAAACTGGATAAAGAAATTGGAAAAGAAGCATCTGAACTGATTATGGATCATCTTTATAATATGGCTCTGCATTCACCGCCTGAAAGCAGGCATGCTCTGAATATAGATGGGTTGAGACAGCCGGACATCACTTTCTGGAGTGCATGGGAAGGGAATGAACTGGTTGGCTGCGGGGCACTTAAAGAACTCGACCCGGAGCATGGGGAAATCAAGTCGATGAAAACATCCCCTTCACATTTAAGAAAGGGTGTTTCGAAGAGTATTCTTCTCCATATCATTTCAGTGGCAAAAGAACGCGGTTATCTGCGCTTGAGCCTTGAAACAGGATCGATGGCAGCATTCGTGCCCGCAAGGAAACTGTATGAAAGCTTTGGGTTCACGTATTGTGAACCATTTGCCAGCTATAGAGAAGATTCAAACAGCATATTCATGACAAAGGAAATATAG
- a CDS encoding DUF4181 domain-containing protein codes for MYGTEPASWLTFVLILSNITIVLFLYNKGIRKLLKVERKKFWSDHHVNDTHKKIDRIINAVFIMLMVIVIFSSAENDPAEGIWLLKPYILPFIFLIVSEAVRACMEKKYAENKNDYLFTISQLVFTSVLLVVLIGTDFGGLFG; via the coding sequence ATGTATGGTACCGAGCCAGCTTCATGGTTAACGTTCGTTCTGATCCTGTCCAATATAACTATCGTGCTATTTTTATATAATAAAGGAATAAGGAAGCTGCTGAAGGTTGAGAGGAAGAAATTTTGGTCTGATCATCACGTGAATGACACACACAAGAAAATTGACCGGATTATCAATGCGGTTTTTATTATGCTCATGGTCATAGTCATTTTTTCGAGTGCCGAAAACGACCCTGCTGAGGGTATCTGGTTGTTGAAGCCTTATATCCTTCCGTTCATCTTCCTCATTGTATCAGAAGCGGTCAGAGCATGTATGGAAAAGAAATATGCTGAAAATAAAAACGATTATCTCTTCACCATCAGTCAATTGGTGTTTACTTCTGTATTATTGGTGGTCCTGATTGGCACGGATTTTGGGGGATTGTTTGGATAG
- a CDS encoding MBL fold metallo-hydrolase: MIPALLILCMIITAVYLLLKFHPAFGQKPSKSKVQTSSQYFNGSFKNPMPASMKTDWKSSFTMIRDLFKKDANRKPKHTLPITDFPALNHPHNKTNITWFGHSACMIEIDGKHLFLDPMFGNDPSPFPFLGNRRFSQTLPFSLEALPEIDAVILSHDHYDHLDYGTIKKLRERVHQFFVPIGVGSHLEHWGIDPDKIIELDWWDEYEFHGICLAATPARHFSGRSLHDRNSTLWCSWVIQGKESSIFFSGDSGYGPHFKEIGERYGPFDLSLMECGQYDSRWAPIHMFPEETVQAHMDVKGTLLLPIHWGAFILSFHEWTDPVKRVTKAAEKEGVRIVTPMIGETVFVHEGPFPALKWWEEGPEK; encoded by the coding sequence ATGATACCTGCTCTGCTCATTTTATGTATGATAATCACGGCAGTCTATTTACTTCTGAAATTTCACCCTGCTTTTGGGCAGAAGCCATCTAAAAGTAAAGTACAAACTTCATCACAGTACTTCAACGGATCATTTAAGAATCCCATGCCCGCTTCTATGAAAACAGATTGGAAGTCTTCCTTCACCATGATTCGGGATCTGTTCAAGAAAGATGCAAACCGAAAGCCAAAGCATACACTCCCGATCACAGACTTCCCTGCACTGAATCATCCTCATAACAAAACGAACATCACGTGGTTTGGCCATTCTGCCTGTATGATCGAGATTGACGGCAAACACCTCTTCCTTGATCCCATGTTTGGGAATGACCCGTCCCCTTTCCCGTTTTTGGGAAACAGGAGATTCAGCCAAACATTACCCTTTTCATTGGAAGCTCTCCCAGAAATCGATGCCGTTATTCTTTCTCACGATCATTATGACCATCTTGATTACGGAACGATAAAAAAACTCCGTGAGCGGGTCCACCAATTCTTTGTTCCGATTGGAGTGGGAAGTCACCTTGAGCATTGGGGCATTGACCCTGACAAGATCATAGAACTTGATTGGTGGGATGAATACGAATTTCACGGTATTTGCTTGGCAGCAACACCGGCAAGGCATTTCTCCGGAAGAAGCTTGCATGACCGAAACAGCACCTTGTGGTGTTCCTGGGTCATACAAGGAAAGGAATCAAGTATATTTTTCAGCGGAGACAGCGGGTACGGACCTCATTTCAAAGAAATTGGTGAACGTTATGGTCCATTCGACCTTTCCCTGATGGAATGCGGCCAATATGATTCGAGATGGGCACCTATTCACATGTTTCCAGAGGAAACCGTTCAAGCTCATATGGATGTTAAAGGCACTCTCTTGCTGCCCATTCATTGGGGCGCTTTCATTCTGTCCTTTCATGAATGGACGGATCCTGTTAAGCGTGTGACGAAGGCTGCGGAGAAAGAAGGCGTCAGGATTGTTACACCGATGATCGGGGAAACCGTATTCGTTCATGAGGGTCCGTTCCCTGCACTGAAGTGGTGGGAGGAAGGACCGGAGAAATAG
- a CDS encoding 3-ketoacyl-ACP reductase, with translation MAQSIKGKTAYITGAGRGIGKATALELAREGVHVGLIARTESALEQIAEEARSLGVNASVAAADISDLDQVEKAVSSLENALGPADILINNAGIGTYGKFLEINPADWKRTFEVNVFGTYHVTRAVLPQLIEKNGGDVINISSSSGLKGTANSTAYSGSKFAVQGMTEALMQEVRKHNIRVMTLNPSLVATDLTFGDKLDEADKEKYMQPEDLSEHMVAQLKLHPRIFIKQSLQWATNPF, from the coding sequence ATGGCACAATCGATTAAAGGAAAAACAGCTTATATCACCGGAGCCGGCCGCGGCATCGGAAAAGCGACTGCATTGGAGCTTGCACGGGAAGGAGTCCATGTAGGATTGATTGCACGGACTGAAAGTGCATTGGAACAAATTGCAGAGGAAGCGAGATCGCTCGGTGTGAATGCCAGTGTCGCAGCAGCGGATATCTCAGATTTGGACCAAGTGGAAAAAGCCGTTTCTTCACTTGAAAACGCCTTGGGCCCAGCGGATATCCTGATTAATAATGCAGGTATTGGTACATACGGGAAGTTCCTTGAAATAAATCCGGCAGATTGGAAGAGAACGTTCGAGGTGAACGTCTTCGGAACCTATCATGTTACCCGTGCCGTCCTGCCCCAGCTCATCGAGAAAAACGGAGGGGACGTCATCAACATTTCTTCAAGCAGCGGATTGAAGGGCACCGCGAACAGCACAGCATACAGCGGATCAAAGTTTGCTGTTCAAGGTATGACGGAAGCACTGATGCAGGAAGTCCGGAAACATAATATCCGGGTAATGACATTGAATCCGAGCCTTGTCGCAACGGATCTGACCTTCGGGGACAAGCTGGATGAAGCAGACAAGGAGAAATATATGCAGCCTGAAGATCTTTCGGAACATATGGTGGCTCAGTTGAAGCTGCATCCAAGGATATTCATCAAGCAGTCGCTGCAGTGGGCGACGAATCCGTTTTAG
- a CDS encoding endonuclease MutS2 translates to MNEKTFLTLEFHRVKEELTNFALTEEGKKEILNMMPSTNKRQIEMRLDEVTEAVEILGKSASVPIHGMDGVGKIVANLNKSVPLRPDQLSGLYFFLDACRKLKKFMTDKQYIAPRVSAYVYSIEDIPEVADEINRCIRNGRIDDYASKELLRIRKQLSIQEDRLKDKTQSIVKSAKYKTFLQEAIVSQRNGRYVLPIKKEYRGKVKGAVLDSSASGSTIYIEPEELSVQQDQLLMYKLQEDQEIENILWALTGLVQTYEPQLKLAIETMVHYDVLFAKAKFSRSIDGVSAGVNESHRIHLKNAVHPLLGMEAVPLTIKMGDTFHALVITGPNTGGKTVTIKTVGLLTLMTQCGLHIPADKGSEISIFEKILLDIGDGQSLEQNLSTFSSHVKNIIEILKDTNDRTLVLLDELGSGTDPMEGMGLATAILDQLYEKGATLLATTHYSEIKHFAEEHEGFMNGSMEFNIDTLQPTYRLIVGKGGDSQAFSIALKLGMHPAIIEKAHRITYRESKTYSSDEKDFHAIREMEKQVIVNKHQKRDHSKKTQAQSTVTPFSRGDNVKISPAGELGIIYKGPDDMGCYTVQVKNEKRVIPHKRLSLYISAAELYPEGYDFDIIFESKENRKKDKLMERKFVEGLTIDRE, encoded by the coding sequence TTGAACGAAAAAACATTTCTAACATTGGAATTTCACCGGGTGAAAGAAGAATTGACGAACTTCGCCCTCACTGAGGAAGGAAAAAAAGAAATTTTGAACATGATGCCATCAACGAACAAACGACAGATCGAGATGCGTCTCGATGAGGTGACAGAAGCAGTGGAGATCCTTGGAAAAAGTGCCAGCGTGCCGATTCACGGTATGGACGGTGTGGGAAAAATCGTTGCCAATCTAAACAAAAGCGTCCCATTAAGGCCTGATCAATTGTCCGGTCTGTACTTTTTTCTAGACGCCTGCAGAAAGTTGAAGAAATTCATGACCGACAAGCAATATATCGCACCAAGGGTGTCGGCATATGTATATTCCATCGAAGACATACCCGAAGTGGCCGATGAAATCAACCGCTGCATCAGGAACGGACGGATCGATGATTACGCAAGTAAAGAATTGCTGCGTATCCGAAAGCAGTTAAGTATCCAGGAAGACAGGTTGAAAGACAAAACTCAATCAATCGTCAAATCAGCCAAGTACAAAACATTCTTGCAGGAGGCAATCGTCAGCCAGCGGAACGGCCGGTACGTTCTTCCGATCAAAAAGGAATACAGAGGAAAAGTGAAAGGGGCTGTCCTGGATTCATCCGCATCCGGTTCCACCATCTATATCGAACCGGAAGAACTGAGCGTCCAGCAGGATCAGTTGCTCATGTATAAACTGCAGGAAGATCAGGAAATTGAAAATATCCTATGGGCATTGACCGGACTTGTACAGACCTATGAACCGCAGCTAAAGCTCGCAATCGAAACGATGGTTCACTATGACGTCCTTTTTGCAAAAGCGAAATTCAGCCGCTCGATTGATGGAGTGAGCGCAGGAGTCAACGAAAGTCACAGGATTCATCTGAAAAATGCCGTCCACCCGCTATTAGGAATGGAAGCTGTACCGCTGACAATCAAGATGGGAGATACGTTTCACGCTTTGGTCATCACTGGTCCGAACACAGGAGGGAAGACGGTCACCATCAAGACGGTCGGACTGCTCACCCTCATGACACAATGCGGTCTCCACATTCCGGCAGATAAAGGAAGTGAAATCAGCATCTTTGAAAAGATCCTGCTGGATATCGGGGACGGGCAAAGCCTGGAGCAAAACTTGAGCACATTCAGCTCCCACGTAAAAAACATCATCGAGATTCTGAAGGATACAAACGACCGGACGCTGGTCCTTCTGGATGAGCTGGGATCAGGCACAGACCCGATGGAAGGGATGGGGCTTGCAACCGCAATCCTCGATCAGCTATACGAAAAAGGGGCGACTCTGCTCGCGACGACTCACTACAGTGAAATCAAGCATTTTGCAGAAGAGCATGAGGGATTCATGAATGGCAGTATGGAATTTAACATCGATACCCTGCAGCCGACATACAGGCTCATCGTTGGAAAAGGCGGGGACAGCCAGGCATTCTCCATTGCCTTGAAGCTTGGCATGCATCCGGCCATCATTGAAAAAGCACATAGAATCACTTATCGGGAATCGAAAACATACAGTTCAGATGAAAAAGACTTTCATGCGATAAGGGAAATGGAGAAGCAGGTTATCGTCAACAAGCACCAAAAAAGGGATCACAGCAAAAAAACACAGGCCCAATCAACCGTGACTCCATTCTCAAGAGGCGATAATGTCAAAATCTCACCCGCAGGAGAATTGGGCATTATCTACAAGGGGCCTGATGACATGGGATGCTACACTGTCCAGGTTAAAAATGAGAAACGGGTGATTCCGCACAAACGTTTATCTCTTTATATCTCAGCGGCCGAATTATACCCGGAAGGTTATGATTTCGATATCATCTTCGAAAGCAAAGAAAACCGGAAGAAAGATAAACTGATGGAGAGAAAATTCGTGGAAGGGTTGACGATAGACAGGGAATAG
- a CDS encoding D-serine ammonia-lyase: MDHTYGLDTELFSELCGKKETFWPNGLLKPFSPVESEDIIEAEQRLLRFAPYLKEVFPDTRKANGIIESPIRYLPRMQEVMQKYYQTTISGKLMLKCDNQLPIAGSIKARGGIYEVLKLAETLALTHGIIEKNDDYSKLASSTFKDFFSQFSIAVGSTGNLALSIGTMGAALGFRVTVHMSQEAKQWKKDLLREKGVGVVEHVNDFSYAVEEGRKQCLKDEKCFFIDDENSMDLFMGYAVAALRLQKQLKQEGIKVDRDHPLIVYLPCGVGGGPGGVTYGLKHVFGDHVHCYFAEPVNSPCMLLGLASGKHEAISVRDIGLSNKTEADGLAVGRPSALAGKMVQELLNGVYTVSDENLYKMLALLHESESISLEPSALAGMIGPAMPQIRTHLKSLSFTDDQLNRATHLVWATGGNLVPESIMHEYVTKGKGYL; the protein is encoded by the coding sequence ATGGATCATACATATGGATTGGACACGGAGCTTTTTTCAGAATTATGCGGGAAGAAGGAAACGTTTTGGCCGAACGGCCTGTTAAAACCTTTTAGCCCTGTTGAATCGGAGGACATCATAGAAGCAGAACAAAGGCTTTTACGATTTGCTCCATATCTGAAAGAAGTGTTCCCCGATACCAGGAAGGCGAACGGAATCATCGAATCACCCATTAGATACTTGCCAAGGATGCAGGAGGTCATGCAAAAATACTATCAAACAACCATATCAGGTAAGCTGATGCTGAAGTGTGACAATCAGCTTCCGATTGCGGGATCCATCAAAGCACGCGGCGGTATTTATGAAGTGCTGAAGCTGGCTGAAACACTGGCATTGACACACGGGATAATAGAGAAAAATGATGATTATTCTAAATTAGCAAGCAGCACGTTTAAAGATTTTTTCTCCCAATTCTCCATCGCTGTCGGATCAACCGGCAACCTTGCATTGAGTATCGGCACAATGGGGGCTGCACTTGGTTTTAGAGTGACGGTGCATATGTCACAGGAAGCAAAGCAATGGAAGAAGGATCTTCTCAGAGAAAAAGGTGTCGGGGTAGTAGAACATGTAAATGACTTTTCCTATGCGGTGGAGGAAGGAAGAAAGCAATGTTTGAAGGATGAGAAATGTTTCTTCATTGACGATGAAAATTCGATGGATCTGTTCATGGGTTACGCTGTGGCTGCGTTAAGACTCCAAAAACAGTTGAAACAAGAAGGCATCAAAGTAGATCGAGACCACCCACTCATCGTTTATTTGCCTTGCGGAGTCGGCGGCGGACCCGGCGGGGTGACATACGGGTTGAAACATGTATTCGGGGACCATGTCCATTGCTATTTTGCTGAACCGGTGAATTCCCCTTGTATGCTGCTCGGGCTTGCTTCCGGAAAACATGAGGCCATTTCTGTCCGGGATATAGGTTTAAGCAACAAGACAGAAGCGGATGGATTAGCGGTCGGCCGTCCTTCAGCCCTGGCAGGGAAAATGGTTCAGGAACTCCTGAACGGGGTGTACACGGTCAGCGATGAGAACCTTTATAAAATGCTTGCTCTTTTACATGAATCAGAGTCAATCTCACTGGAGCCTTCTGCATTAGCAGGTATGATCGGCCCGGCCATGCCCCAAATAAGGACTCACCTGAAATCACTATCATTTACTGACGATCAGTTAAACCGGGCAACCCACCTGGTATGGGCAACAGGGGGGAATCTGGTCCCGGAATCCATCATGCACGAATACGTGACCAAAGGAAAGGGGTATCTTTAA